AGCGCCCTACAGGCCCCTGGCTTCGTGGTGCTGGCCGGGATCTCGGGCATCGGCCACATCGTGGTGCTGGCGGCCTTGCTGCGGTGGGCCCTGGGGACGCCTGAGCGGCCGGGGATGGCGGCGTTCCGCTGGCTGGGGCTGGCGTTGCTGGTGCTGGGCCTCATCTACGTATACTTCACCATGGTGGAGATGATAACGGCGGGCTATGCCGGCCGGGAGCACGAACAGGAGCTGGCCAAACTCGTCCTCACCGGCTATTATGCGCCCTACTTCTGGGTGGGCATGGGGGCCCTGGCGCTGGCCATCGGCCTGCTGGCCATGCAGGCCCTTAGTGGCCGATGGAGCATCCCCCTGCTGGTGGCCAGTGGCGTGCTGGTGAACGTGACGGCGGTGGCCAAACGGCTCATCATCGTGGTGCCCTCTCTCACCCATGGCTCCCTCCTGCCATATCGCACAGGGCTGTACATCCCCACCTGGGTGGAGGGATCCATCATCGCTGGGCTCATGGGGCTGGGGGCGCTCATGATCCTCTTGTTCATGAAGGTCTTCCCCATCATGGAGGTGCCGGAGCCTAGTGGCGCAGAGGAGGTGAGGGGATGATCTCCCAACGCGCCCTGATGGCCCTAATGGTGCTGGCGGCGGGGGTGGCCCTTATGATCGTCAGCTACTTCCTCCTGGCCACCCCCTGGGGCTTTCCGCCGGAGTCAGAGGACTTCTCCAACCCCCGCGTGGTCTTCGCCCCCTTGATATTCATCGTGGGGGTGATAATGGCGTTTGGATCGGCCATCGTCTATGAGTTATGGCCGGAGAGGAGAAGGGGATGAGGCGGTGGGCCCGCCTGGCCCGCCTGCGGCAGGGGATGTATAGGCTCTTGGCCCTATCTTTCCTGCCCCCCGCAGACGACAGGTGGGGCCAGATGGTAGCAGGGGCACGCTACCTTCGCCAGGACGATGGCATAGCGCGCCCCTTGCCCTTCTACAGCCCGTGGCGCCTCTTCTCCCAGGCCATCCTGAAGTCCCACCCTCAGGAGGTATCATCCGAACATGTCCGCCTGTTTGGGCCTGGGGGCCCTGTGCCCCTCTGGGAAACGGCCTATCTGACCCTCGACCCTCTGTCCCAGGGGGAGGTGGTGGCGGATATCACCCAGGCCTATTTGCGGGCGGGCCTGCGCCCCTCCTCCCAGGGGCCCGATCATCTGAGCGCCGAGCTGGAGTTCATGAGCTTCCTTTGCGGGAGCGAGGCCACGGCATGGGAGGAGGGGGAGGTGACATCCCTGCGCCGCCAGCTCAAACGCCAGGGTAGGTTCCTGGACCGGCATCTCTGCCTCTGGCTGCCCCACCTGGTGCGGAGGCTGGAGACGGCCCACGCCCTGTCCCTCTTCCTGGAAGGGGCCAAGGCTGCCTGGGCCCTGGCCTGTCACGACCGCGACATGGCCCATCTCCTGGACACTGAGCTGGCCCAGGCGACGGGGGGATAGGCCAGTGACCGTGCTGGTCCTCCTGTGCCAAGACCTGGCTCACCATGGCCTCTCCCCTCAGGCCCTGGCCAGGTTTGCGGAGGAGGAGGGGGCACAGGCCGTGGTGGTGCCTGGCCTCTGCCTCCATCCAGACCGGATACGGAGAGCAGCAGCAGGAGCAGAGGCGCTGGTGATAGCCACCTGCCACCAATGGCAGGCCGAGGGGGCTATAGAGCGCCACGCCCGTGCTGCAGGCATCAGCCCCCTGGCCCTGCAGGTGGTCCCCCTGGCCCGCATCTGTCAAGGCGATGCCGACCCCATGGGGAAGGCCCAGGCCGCCCTGGCGGGGGCCTTGGCCAGGGCCCGCGCCTTCCCCGGGGCGCGCCCCGAGAACCTCCGCCCCGCCCTCCCATCCAGGGGGCCGCGGGTGAGCAGGCGGGCCCTCCTCTCCCTTCCCTCCCTTGTGTACCGGCCGGTGCCCACCCTACACAAGGGGCTATGTGCCGCCGAGCGGGGATGCCGCCATTGTGTGTCCCAGTGCCCCCATGGGGCCCTCTACGAGGACGGGGGCATCATTCACCTCAGGCGGGAGGCCTGCACCTCTTGTGGCCTCTGCGTCACTGCCTGCCCCCATCAGGCCCTGCAGATGCCGGGCTGGGGTCCACCCGAGGTGGCCGCCCAGATGGCCGCCCTGCTGGAACGGGGAGGAGGACGGGGCCTGGCCTTTATCTGCCCCCAGAGCCCTCCCCCGGGCGGTCCCTGGTTAGCCGTGAACGTGCCCTGCGCCGCTGCCGTCCCATTGGCTGCCATGCTGACCCCCCTCTCGCGGGGGGCGCCGGCGGTAGCCATCGTCCACTGCGGGGCCCTATGCCGCTCGGGACGCCGCTCCCAGGTGGAGGAGAAGCTGGGCTTCGCCCAGGCCCTCCTCGAAGCCCTGGGCCTGGGGAAGGGACGCATCTTCCTGGCCGAGACTTCGGAGAAAGGGACACTTCTTCCATCGCCCGTGGGGCCTGCCGCAGCGACCACCTCCAGGCCAGGGCTCCCCCACCCATCCCTGGCCGGGGCAGGAGCCGATGCCGCAGCGGTAATGGAGCTGTCCCATGGCCAGGACGTCTACCTCCTCCATACGGGCTCCCCCCTAGGCATGGTGCAAATAGACCCCGAGGCGTGCACCGTCTGTGGCACCTGCGCCGGCGCCTGCCCCACGAGCGCCATCCGCTACACCGAGGAGGAGGCAAGGGTATCCCTGACCTTCGACCCGCGGGTGTGCATCGCCTGCGGGCAGTGCCTGGAGGTGTGCCCAGAGCGGGAGAGGGGGGCCATCGTCCTGCGGCGAGGGGTGGACACGACCTTCCTGCGTCGAGGCCCCGAGACCGTGGCGCAAGACCGACTAGTCCTCTGCCGACGCTGTCAGGGACCGGTGGCCAGCCAGAAGATGGTGCAGCGGGTCATAGCCATGCTGGGGCCACAAGTAAGCACTCAACGCCTGGCCGAGCTCTGTAGCCAGTGCCGTGGGCTCCCCTTCTGAGGCCCACGCCTGTGCCATAATGAGGCCGTGGAGCTAGCCATCGTCGGCCTTCGCGCAGCAGGCAAGACCACCCTTTTCCAGGCCCTGGCGGGAGGGCCCGTGGCAGGGGCGGTGGCCACCGTGCCCGTGCCCGACCATCGCCTGGAGCAGCTGGCAGCCCACTTCCGCCCCCGCAAGGTGACCCCACCGGAGGCCCTCCTCCACGATCTCCCCCCCTGGCCGGACCATGGCCAACGCCTCCCCCAAGAGGCAGCCACCGCCCTGGCCCGCGCCGATGCCCTCATCCTGGTGGTGCGGGCCTTTCACCGTCCCGACGTGCCCCACCCGCAGGGGCACGTGGATCCCCAGCGCGATTACCTGAACCTGGAGCTGGAGCTACTGTACCACGACCTGGACATCGTGACCCGGCGCCTGGAGAAGGTGGCTAAGGTGGCCACCTCTGCCCCCCCAGGTGAGAGGAAGGCCGCCCAACGCGAGCGCCGAACCCTGGAGAGGGTCAAGGCCTGCCTGGAGTCAGAACGCCCCCTGAGGGAAGAGGAGCTGTCCCCCGGGGAAAGAAAGCTCCTCTCTCCTTTCGGCCTCTTGAGCCTACGCCCCTTGCTGGTGGTGGTAAACTCCGACGACCCTGCCCAGGGCATGGAGATGGTTCAGGCCCTGGAGAGCCGCCACGGCAGGGCCCGCACCGCTTTCGCCTCCCTCTGTGCCCAGCTGGAGCTAGAGCTGGCCCAGATGGAGAAGGAGGAGGCGGTGGCCTTCCGCCAGGAGCTGGGCCTGCCCCCGGAGGGACCCAGGGCCTTGCTGCGGCAGGCCATGGACCTCCTGGAGCTGGTCACCTTCTATACGGTGGTGGGGGAGGAATGCCGCGCCTGGCTCGTCGCCAAGGGCACCACGGCCCTGGAGGCGGCAGGCAAGATCCACTCCGACATGGCCCGCGGCTTCGTGCGGGCGGAGGTCATCGCCTGGGACCGCCTGCTGGCGGCGGGCACCCTACACGAGGCCAGGGCGCGCGGAATGGTGCGGGCCGAGGGAAAGTCCTACCTGGTGCAGGACGGCGACGTGCTACACATCCTGTTCCACTAATTAACGGCCCCTCTCCCACACCCAGGGGGGCATGCTGGCCTGGGCTACAGCATCATAGGGCGGCAGATAGGGCTTGATGTCCAGCACCGGCGTGCCATCTATAGCATCTAGGCCTCGCACCCACAGGACATGCCCCCTCACCCGCAGAAGGCGGCAAACGGTGAGGCCGATGGGGTTGGGCCGTAGCTGGCTCCGGGTGGCGAAGACGCCCCGCACGGGCAGGCCCCCGCCCTCGGCCAGTGGGGCTTGCAGGCGGCCCTCCCGCATCTCCGCCGGCACCTGGTGCATGAAGAAAAGAACGAAGATATGGGAGAACCCCTCAAGGCCCACAAGCCCCTGGGCCATACCCCGTCGCAGGACGATGCGCGCCTCCACCTCCTCCCAACCATGGGGGCGGGGGTGCCTTACCGGGCTTCTCACCACCCCGATGGGCTCCAGGGTGATAGGGGAAAGGGGGCCAGAGGCCTCAGGTTCAAAGAAGCGCATGACGGCCCGCCAGATATCTCTTCCCTTCACAGGACCACCGGCACAGGGCTGTCCAAGCGCACCTCCTGGGGGTCCACTAGGCAACGATAGGCCAGCACAGCGACCCCTTCCCCAGCTGCCCACCGCAAGGCCTCGGCGAAGCGCGGGTCAGCGCCCACGTGCGCTGCAAAGGAGACGACATCAGGCCTCTGGATGACGAACACCACCGCTGCCCCCAGGCCCAGGCGGCGAGCAGCCACCAAGGCTGCCAGGTGGCGCCTTCCCCGCTCCGTGGGCGCATCGGGGAACAACCCCACTCCGTCCACCACTAGGGTGACGGACTTGGCCTCCACCATAATATCGCCCTGGGGCCCCGCCAGGAGGAGGTCCAGACGCACCCCCTGGAAGGAGGGCTCGGTGGCGGCCACCCTTTGTCCGGCGAAGGCCTCCAACCTCCCCTCCTCCACCGCCTCCCGCAGCAGGTGGTTGGGAAGGCGGGCATCGGCCGAGACCCACACCCCATCCACCTGCACCAGCACCAGGTCGAAGGGGGTCTTGCGTCCCTGCCCCGCCCTGGGGGCCAGGAGGACAGGAGCCCCCGGCACCATGAGCTCCTGGAGGCGACCGGAGTTGGCCAGATGGGCCTGGGCCCTTCCCCCAGCCACCTCCACCTCCACGGCGAAGCGGTTGAGGCGGGCCACCAACCTGGCCGATACTAGACCCTGAGGCAACCGCACAGCTTCAGTATAGGGGACATCCTTGGCCCGCAGACCTCTCCCTTTGGCCCTGGGGTTCGTCCTGATGCTGGGAGCGGCCGACCTCCTGGGGGACCTCACCTTCGAGGGGGGCAGAAGCATCGCAGGCCCTTTCCTCGGGTCCCTGGGGGCGGGGGCAGTGGCCATCGCCACCCTATCAGGCCTGGGAGAGATGGCCGGCCTCCTGGTGCGCCTCGCCTCCGGCTATCTCTCCGACCGCATCCCTCGCCTTTGGCCCCTCGCCCTGTGGGGATATGCCATCAACCAGCTTTCGGTGCCCTCCCTGGCCTTGGTCTTCCAATGGCCCCTGGGCGCCCTTCTGCTGGTGGCCGAGCGGATGGGACGGGGGACAAGGGCTCCCCCCCGTGACCTCATGCTCTCCTACGCCGCCTTGCGTCTCGGCCCGGGGTGGACCTTTGGCCTCCACGAGGCCATGGACCAACTGGGGGCTATGGCGGGGCCCCTGCTGGTGGCCCTTGTCGTCCAGTTGGGACTGGGCTACCGAGGGGCCTTCGCCGTCCTGCTGGCCCCCGCCTTGGCCTGCCTATCCCTCCTCTGGTGGACCCGCCTGCGCTACCCCCAGCCGATGGCCATGGAGAGGGCGGAAGCGGACACGATAGATAGCCCCTCTCCCCTTCCGCTCCGCTTCTGGGCCTACGTGGCAGCCCTGGCCCTGGTGGCGGCTGGCTACGTGGACTTTCCCCTCATCGCCTTCCACCTGCACAAGGAAGAGGTGGGGGTGGCCACGCCCCCCCTCCTATACGGCCTGGCCATGGGGGTGGATGCCCTGGCTGCCCTGGCCCTGGGGCGCCTTTTCGACTATGTGGGGCTCAGGGCCATGGCCTTGGCCGCCCTCATCTCCGCCCCCTTCGGCCCCCTCTTCTTCCTGACCGATTCCCCTCCTCTCTGGGCCCTGGCCGCCGCCCAATGGGGGGTGGGCATGGCTGCCCAGGAATCTATCATGAGGGCAGCGGTGGTGACCATGGTGCCCAGAGGACGCCGCGGCCTCGCCTTCGGTCTCCTCAACGCCATCTATGGCCTGGCCTGGTTTGCAGGCAGCGCCCTCATGGGCCTGCTGTACGACATCTCCTTGCCCGCCCTGGCATCCCTGGCTGCCGCCGCCCAGGTGGCTGCCGCCCTCCTCTTCATGGCCCTAGCCAAGGGCATGGGCCATGCCAGGGGTGCAGATAGCCCTACAGGATGATACAATAAAAACGACAGACCCCTGCGAAGCTCAATAACACCTATGGCCGATAAACAGTCCAGCACTTACACCGCTGCCGATATCCAGGTCTTGGAGGGGCTGGAGGCCGTCCGCCGCCGGCCCGGCATGTACATCGGCTCCACCGATGCCCGTGGCCTCCATCACCTTCTCTTCGAGATCGTGGACAACTCCATCGACGAGGCCATGGCCGGGTACTGCAACCGCATCGAGGTGGTGCTGGATGCCCAAGGTGGAGCCCTTGTGCGAGACAACGGCCGTGGCATCCCGGTGGAGCCTCATCCCCGCACCGGCCGCTCGGCCCTGGAGACGGTAATGACATATCTCCACGCTGGGGGGAAGTTTGGGCGGCAGGCCTACAAGGTATCGGGCGGGCTGCACGGTGTGGGGGCAGCAGTGGTCAATGCCCTCTCGGAGGCCATGTGGGTGGAGGTGCGGCGAGATGGCCTGGTCCACCGGCAGGCCTACGCCCGCGGCCGCCCCATCACCGAGGTGGAGGTGGTGGGCGAGGCCCCAGAGGGGGAGTCGGGCACCACCACCTGGTTCCGGCCAGACCCCCAGATCTTCCCCCAGCGGGAGTTCGATTTTGATACCGTGGCCCAACGCCTCCAGGAGATGGCCTTCCTCACCAAAGGGGTCTGGATCCGCCTCCGGGACGAGCGCACAGGCCGGGAGGTCAACTACTACTTCGAAGGGGGCATAAGGAGCTTCGTCCAGCGCCTCAACAAGGGGCGCAAGGCCCTCCACGAGCCCATCTACTTTCAGAGGACGGTGGACAGCACCATCGTGGAGGTGGCCATCCAGTACAACGATGGCTTCAACGACTCTACCTACGCCTTCGCCAACTGCATCCACACCATCGATGGCGGCACCCACCTCACCGGCTTCCGCAGCGCCCTCACCCGCGTCATCAACGACTACGCCCGTAGGCAAAAGCTCCTCAAGGAGGACGAGCCCAACCTCACTGGCGACGACGTGCGGGAGGGGCTCACAGCCATCGTATCCGTCAAACTACCCGAGCCCCAGTTCGAGGGGCAGACCAAGACCCGCCTGGGGAACCCTGAGGTGAAGGGGCAGGTGGAGTCGGTGGTGGGGGAGGAGCTCTCCCGCTGGCTGGAGGAGCACCCCGCCGACGCCCGCCGCATCGTCGAGAAGTGCCTCACCGCCGCCCGGGCCCGCGAGGCCGCCCGCCGCGCCCGCGACCTCATCCTGCGCAAGAGCGCCCTGGAGGACACCACCCTGCCAGGCAAGCTGGCCGATTGCACCGAGCGGGAGCCCCGCCGCCGCGAGCTCTATATCGTGGAGGGGGACTCGGCTGGGGGCTCAGCCAAGCAGGGAAGGGATCGTCGCTTCCAGGCCATCCTCCCCCTGCGGGGCAAGATCCTCAACGTGGAGAAGGCCCGCCAGGACAAGATCCTGGCCCACGAGGAGATAAGGGCCATCATCACCGCCTTAGGCGCTGGCTTCGGCGACTCCTTCGACCTCAAGAGGCTCCGCTACCATCGGGTCATCATCATGACCGACGCCGATGTGGACGGCTCCCACATCCGGACCCTGCTGCTGACCTTCTTCTTCCGCCACATGCGCCCTCTCATCGAGGAGGGGCATCTGTTCATCGCCCAGCCGCCCCTTTACCGCATCGCCCGCGGCAACGAGGAGCACTGGGCCTATTCCGAGCGGGAGAAGGACGAGCTCCTCAAGCGCCTGAAAGATGGAAAGCGGGTGGTGGTGCAGCGGTATAAGGGCTTGGGGGAGATGAACCCTGAGCAGCTCTGGCAGACCACCATGGACCCCCAACGCCGCACCATCCTGCAGGTGACGGTGGAGGACGCCGCCCTGGCCGACCGCATCTTCAGCCACCTCATGGGGGAGGAGGTAGGCCCCAGGAAGGCCTTCATCCAGAGCCACTACCACCAAGTGCGCAACCTGGACGTCTGAGCACTTATCGCACCCGGTACGGGACCTCTCTGGAGAGGGTATCCATCAACGCTTGTCTGTAACTCTCAAGCCAGTCTGCACAGGGTGGGCACACGTCGGACACCTTCCTCAGCCCCTCCTGCCACCGCCCCATGCGGTAATAGAGGGCGGCCACCTTCAGGGCGCGGCCTCTCTTGACAGCGTCATCCTTCCCTCCCTCTTGCATCGCCGCTGAGAGCGCGCTCATGGCCCTTTGGGCCTCTTCCCACAGCAGGTCGGGGAAGCGGGTGGTGCAGTCCCGGAAGGCCCCCTCCTGCCAACATAGCACCAGGGGCAAGAAGGGGGAGTGCGCGAAGGACAGGTCGCCGAAGTAGGCCAGCCGGTCGTCCCAGGTGAGCAACTCCGCCCGCCCGTCGGCCGTAATATCCATGACCTTGTCGATGCGCCCGTTGCCCAACGAGAAGGAGTCTAGGACGATGGGGCCCTGGGGCCCGGTGTCTACGACGAAGTACTCGAAGCAACAGTGGGCCCCTCCTGTGTAATGGAGGACGATGGCCTCCTCCTGCCCATCGCCGTCCACGTCGGCGGTGGCTGTCAGTTCCCACGGTTCAGCCGTCGCCCTAGGGTCAAGAGGGGAGGTGGCCAGAACGAGGTCCCCACGGCCGTCGCTGACCTTCGCCTGGAACTGGCTCCCCTCCTTGACCACTTGCACCGACCAGGTGGGGGAGTACGCAGGCGTGGGGGTGACGACCTCTCTAGCGGTGGCGGCGGGGGTAGGGGTAACGGGAGGCACGGGCGCCAACACGGGCGTCCGCTCCTCCTGACAGGCCAGCAGCAACAGGGCACCCGCCATGGAGACCAGGGCAAGCCAGCGCATGGCCCCATTGTAGACTCGCCCACCTTGCCGGTCTACACTTACCTATGTCAAGGGCCCCCATGACCATGCTTTTGGTGGATACCACCGCCTCCGAGCCGTGCCCCCTGGGCTTCCAGGGCGACACTGCCCCCCTGGTCTACTTCATGTCCTTCGCCGTCGCCGAGAGATATGGAGCCCTTCACCCCCTGGCGCAGGCGGCATCTCTGCTCCGCCGCCAGCTCCGCGTGGACATCTCCCCCCTCATGCGGTTCACCAGCGCCCTGCCCGAGGGGCCAGAGGACGTGGAGGAATTGGAGGGCCTGTGGCAAGACCCAGCCCCTTTAGCCCGCACTTGTCAGGAGATAGCCCACGCCTTACGCCACCATCCTCGCCTCAGGGCCCTCACGGCCGACTTCCCCACCCTGCCCGAGAGGCTAGAGGAGCTGGCGGCCATAGCTCAGTGGGCAGCCCAACAGGGGGCCAAGATCCGCCTCACCTATCTGCTGTGAACCCTTGGCGATAGAGCCCTTGGCTGCGTATATACTCCTCCACCTGTGGAGGCACCAGGTAGCGGATGGACCGCCCAACCCGCACCCGCTCGCGCACCAAGGTGGCGCTGATGCCTACCGGCGGCATGTCCAGCCAGACCAGTCGGCTCTTCAGGCCCGGAAGGAGAGCCTCCACCCGGGCCAAGGCCCCCTCGTCCTCCGCCCCGGGGCGGGAGGCCACGGCCAAGAAGGCCAGCGAGATGATCTCCTGGGGCCGGTGCCAGTGAGGCAGGTCCAGGAGGGAGTCGTAGCCCATCACCAGGAAGAACTCAGCGCCGGGGAGCTCCAACCGCAGCTCATGGAGGGTGTCCACGGTGTAGGAGGGGCCGGGACGCTGCAGCTCACCCGTCCACACCTGGAAGGGGGAGCCCTCCAGGGCCAGGCGCACCATGGCCAACCGGTGATGGCCAGGGGTTATAGGTTGCCCCGCTTTGCGCCAAGGGTTGCCCGCCGGCACGAAGAGGAGACGCTCCAGAGAGAGGAGCTCCCACGCCGTATCGGCGAGGATGAGGTGACCCAGGTGGATGGGGTCGAAGGTGCCCCCCAGCACCCCCACCCTCATCCCAGCCATGGCACCTCCACGTCCCCGAAGCGCACGGGGTCGCCGGGCTTGGCCCCCGCCCGCCGCAGGGCCCGCACCACCCCCATGCGGGCCAGGCGTCGCCAGAACTCCTGGCGCCCCTCATCGTCCTCCAACGGCATCATATGGGCCAGGGCCACCGGGTCCCTCCCGTCCACGCGGAAACCACCGTCCTCTCGGGCCACACGGAAGCGCGGCCCCCTTGTAGCCACAAGCGCCTCGCCGGCCGCCACTTGGGCAGGAGGGGCCAAAGCTCGAAACCTCTCCCATACCACCTCCAGGAGCTGGCGGGTGCCTTCTCCCGTGGCAGCCGATATGAAGATGGGCTCCACTCCCCGTCGCCTCAGGGCCTCCCGCAGGGCAGGGATCCGCGCCCGCACCTCTGGCAGGTCTACCTTGTTGACCGCCACCACCTGCTCCTTGCACGCCAGGTTGCCTGGCGCCAGAGCCAGCTCTCTGTTGACCACATCCATATCTGCCGCCACGTCGGGGCGGGTGCCGTCCAGGAGGTGCACCAGCAGGCGGGTCCGCTCTATATGCCGCAGGAAGTCCAAGCCCAAGCCCTTACCCTCATGGGCCCCTTCGATGAGACCAGGGATATCGGCGATGACCAGCTCCCCGCCGTCCACCGTGGCCACCCCCAGGTGGGGCTCCAACGTGGTAAACGGGTAGGGAGCGATCTTCGGCCGGGCTCTGGTGAGGGCCGCCAGGAGGGTGGACTTGCCCACGTTGGGGAGCCCCACAATGCCTACATCGGCCAGGAGCTTGAGGTCTAGTTGGAGCTCCACCTCTTCTCCTTTCTCGCCCCGCTGGGCGATGCGCGGCGCCCGCCTCGTAGGCGAGACGAAGGCAGCGTTGCCCAGGCCGCCCCTGCCGCCGCGGGCCACCAGCAACATCTTCCCCGGCCTGTCTAGGTCCCCCACATACGTCAGCGAGCCATCAGCCTCCACCCGGTGCACTACAGTGCCCACAGGCACCGCCACGTAGACATCTTCACCACGGCGGCCGTGCATGTTCTTCCCCTTGCCATGCTGGCCGCGCCCTGCCTCATAGCGGTGCCTCCGCGCCACTACGTACAGGGTGCGCATGTGAGGATCGGCCACCAAGTACACGTTCCCCCCGTCGCCGCCGTTGCCGCCGTCAGGCCCGCCGCGGGGCACGAACTTCTCCCGCCGGAAGGAGACGCAGCCATTGCCACCGTCCCCACCCTTCACCCAAATACGGGCCCTATCGATCATCCTCTATGCAATTGTATAACGGTGGCTTGAAGTAACAGATGGCACGTGGAGGACGTGGATAGGGACGTGCGGCGCTAGGGGAAAGGCGGTGGAGAAAGGGGAGGAGAGGGGAAAACTCAGGCGCTGGCCTGGGCAGCGTACCCTGGCGATAGGAGGGAACGGATCTCGCTTACCTGGCGGCGGAGGAGGGGGTCGGTGCGCATCAGGACCTCCACCTTGTGGATGGCGTGGATGACGGTGGAATGGTCCCGCCCGCCTAGGAGGCGGCCGATATCCTTGAGCGATAGTTGACATTCCTCGCGCAGGAGGTACATGGCGATGTGGCGGGCATCGGCCACCATCTTGGAGCGGGCCTTCCCTGCCAAAGAATTCAGGGGAAGATTGAAGAACTGGGCGACGGTCCGCAGGACCGTGTCAGGGGTTGGGGCGCCGGTGCTGCTGGCGGCAGTAAGGGCCCTCAAGGCCTCTTGGCACACCTCCAGGTCGATGGGGCGCTGGACGAGACGCGCATAGGCCACCAGCCTGTTGACGTATCCCTCCAGCTCGCGGATGCTCCGTTGGGCGGCCTCGGCGAGGAAGCGGGCCACATCCTGAGGGATCTGGACACCCAGGTCGTGGGCCTTGGCGGCGGCCACTGCCGTCTTGGTCTCTATGTCTGGCGCTCCGATGTCCACCACCAGTCCCCCCTCCAGGCGGGATCGCAGGTGGGGCTCCAGCTGGGTGAGGGCCTGCGGCGCGCGGTCGGCCGTCGCCACGATATGCCCCCCCTCGAGGAGCACCTCGTTGAAGGTCTGGGAGAACTCGTCT
The genomic region above belongs to Dehalococcoidia bacterium and contains:
- the dnaA gene encoding chromosomal replication initiator protein DnaA — translated: MTQDDARRLWDAVLGELQLQVTRHNFETYLRDTVGLEFSNDRLTVGVPNDYAIAWLYDRAYPLITGTVSKVLGRRAEVSFRLYRPYGRQSNDGAIFRATSLAPANQPSVRLNPKFTFERLVVGPHCHLAVHAAADVAERPGEAPNPLFIFGPPGMGKTHILHAIGHRLLAKGRRVLYVTAEQFTTDFVAALSQRRVDEFRARYRGLDALLVDDIHLLAGKERTQDEFSQTFNEVLLEGGHIVATADRAPQALTQLEPHLRSRLEGGLVVDIGAPDIETKTAVAAAKAHDLGVQIPQDVARFLAEAAQRSIRELEGYVNRLVAYARLVQRPIDLEVCQEALRALTAASSTGAPTPDTVLRTVAQFFNLPLNSLAGKARSKMVADARHIAMYLLREECQLSLKDIGRLLGGRDHSTVIHAIHKVEVLMRTDPLLRRQVSEIRSLLSPGYAAQASA
- the obgE gene encoding GTPase ObgE, with the translated sequence MIDRARIWVKGGDGGNGCVSFRREKFVPRGGPDGGNGGDGGNVYLVADPHMRTLYVVARRHRYEAGRGQHGKGKNMHGRRGEDVYVAVPVGTVVHRVEADGSLTYVGDLDRPGKMLLVARGGRGGLGNAAFVSPTRRAPRIAQRGEKGEEVELQLDLKLLADVGIVGLPNVGKSTLLAALTRARPKIAPYPFTTLEPHLGVATVDGGELVIADIPGLIEGAHEGKGLGLDFLRHIERTRLLVHLLDGTRPDVAADMDVVNRELALAPGNLACKEQVVAVNKVDLPEVRARIPALREALRRRGVEPIFISAATGEGTRQLLEVVWERFRALAPPAQVAAGEALVATRGPRFRVAREDGGFRVDGRDPVALAHMMPLEDDEGRQEFWRRLARMGVVRALRRAGAKPGDPVRFGDVEVPWLG